The following DNA comes from Opisthocomus hoazin isolate bOpiHoa1 chromosome 13, bOpiHoa1.hap1, whole genome shotgun sequence.
GGGGTGTCCTGGAGGAAGGAGGGGGCTcaggtgctgctggacctcgGGGCTCAGCCGGGCTCTGGGTCCCTTGGGGCAGCCCCATCTCCAAGGGATGCTCGTGGGGTGCAGCGGTGCGGGGTCCGTCCCCCCCACCCAGACCCCTCTGGGGTGCCCagccgggagctgggggggggctcgTCCCGGGGGCTTACCCATCTGGGAGGGCTGACACCCCCCGGGGACATGCGGTTCGGAgaggggtgcagggctgctgcagggcagggggcttGGCAGGGCGGGCATCGGGGTGCGATGGCTCGTTTGGGGGGGTCTCAGCTGCCCACCGGGGTTTGGGGGGCACAGGTGCAGGTCAAATGGGCAAAGTCCTGTGGTCTGCTGGGACCTGTTTCTGGCTGGACCCCTTGGTGCTTGTGCCCAGCTGGCGGGGGAAAACCCTTGGGGACCCCCAAAAGTCACCTGGGAGCTGCCACTGCTCCTCCTTGTCTCCTGGGCGCCCACGTCCCGTTCCCTGGGCACGCGAAGGCCCCCGTGGTTTGGCTGCTGGGGCCACACGTGGCTGTCCCCGTGGGACACCCGGCACCGTGCCTGGGCGATTTCGGCACAGATCCAACCCCGTGGTTGGCAAAACCCACCCAGTGCTGAGCAAACAGTTGGGGACAGGGCAATGTTTAACCGCTGTCCCTCGCCCCGCTGCACTGCCGGacacggggacgtggggacaccgGCACGGCCCCTCCGAGGTCACCTGTCCCTCCTCTGTCCCCCCAACTTGGCTGTGGGCAAGGAGCTGGGGACAGGCGGCGAGGGCCTGCGGGACACCAGGTAACCCCATCGTGGGGTGGCCCTGTGCAGGCAACggctggggacacggaggggctTGGGGACCGGGAGGGTGGCCGAGGAGGTGGCCCAGCTTGTCTTGgggctctgggagggatgacccATCGCTGCGCGTCGGGGCTCAGCGCTGCTGCATCCCGGAGCTGGGAGGGTACACTGGGGACAGCCTGGTGCCCAGTACCAAgcctggggtgggcagcggggctgcgggggggaccCCTTGATCcccatttttcccccctcctcactctttttcccattctcccttttcctccaggcTTTCCTGCTCTCCCCCGTTCCCACTCTCGAGTGCTGCCTTTGCTTTTAGCCCTTTGCTGTCGCACCTCCTGGGGTTCTTCGTGTCCCCCCCGCCTCTCGTTGGCAGAGCATCCGTCACCGGGGCCATGGCAGCCCAGCCCGGCAAGGACCAGAAGCCCTTCCACATCTCCTCGCCCGTCCTGGAGAGCCTGGCCCTGTCCAGGGCAGCGGGCACCAAGGTCTACATGAAGCTGGAGAACGTCCAGCCCACAGGCTCCTTCAAGATCCGCGGCATCGGCCACCTCTGCCAGGAGGTGagcgcgggcagggggctgcctgtgccctgaCGGGGGGCACGGCGCGGGGACGCAGtcgtctccctccctcctcccctcctgcctttcaggctgccaagaagggctgCCGGCACTTCGTTTGCTCCTCAGGTAATTGGGTCCCAAGCTGGGATGGGGCTGAGCTAGGGGGGATGCTGGTGAGTAATATGGGGGGGTCCGGAGGGGGCCAAGCCCTGGCTGAACCCCATTTTCCGCAGGGGGGAACGCAGGTCTGGCAGCGGCGTACGCGGCCAAGAAACTGGGGGTGCCGGTCACCGTCGTGGTCCCCAGCACCACCGGCCCCAGCACCGTGCgcaagctggaggagctgggcgcGGAGGTGGAGGTCTTTGGCCAGGTACCCCCACGGCACCCCGCTAAaactggggtctggggggggaccaggggagggggggggtgctGAGCTGGAGCTCAGCCCGCTCTGCGATGCCGGGGATGTCTGTGGCAAACTCCATCCCGAAATGTCCCCCCTCTTGCATCACCTGCACCCGGCATTGCGGCAGGGttgccccggggacccccgcttCAGCCCCGTGCCCCGGGGGGTTCCTGGTGTCCCCCGCAGTGACGAGGGACCCATCTGTGGGGCGCGACGGCTGGATGTGGCCCCTGCTGAGCCCCTGCTGCCCACTCCCAGGTGTGGGATGAAGCCAACGGGAGAGCCCTGGAGCTGGCGGAGACCGAGGGCTGGGTCAGCATCCACCCCTTCGACCACCCCTTGGTGTGGTGAGTGCTGCCAGGGCTCAGCTCCTGCCCCCCGGGGTCCGGGCTGGCTCGGGGTGCCCCTGGGAggcaccccccgccccgtcccccctcGTCTCACAGGGAGGGTCACGCCAGCCTGGTCCTGGAGCTGAAGGACTCGCTGGAGACCAAACCGGACGCCGTCCTGCTGGcggtgggtgggggggggctgctggcgggCGTCGTGGCAGGCCTGCGCCGGGTGGGCTGGCAGGATGTCCCCATCATCGCCGCCGAGACCCGGGGGGCTCACAGCTTCCACGCAGCGCTGGCGGCCGGCCAGCTCGTCTCACTGCCCGACATCACCAGGTGAGCTGGGCTTTGCCGGAGCGCCCATGCGTGCAACGAGTTGGCGGGTCTCAGCCGGGCTCGCCGAAGCATCCTGGGACCACCCCAACCACGTTCGTCCCCTCCTGTCCCAGCGTGGCCAAGTGCCTGGGAGCCAAGACGGTGTCGGCGCGGGCGCTGGAGTGTGCCCGGGAGTGCCAGGTCATCTCCCAGGTGGTGGAGGACGCGGAGGCTGTGCGAGCCGTGGAGCGGTTCCTGGGTGAGCCGGGCATGGCGGGGGTGGCAGGACCACCGCCGGGTCGAGCCGGCATCGGGGGGCcggtggggatggggtggggtgggctgctgagctgctgtccCCCCGCTCTCGTCCCCGCAGATGACGAGCGGATGCTGGTGCAGCCGGCGTGCGGGGCCGCCTTGGCCATGCTCTACtcggggcggctgcggcggctGCAGGGCGAGGGGCAGCTGCGGACCCCCCTGGGCTCCGTCGTGGTGGTGGTCTGCGGGGGGGGCAGCATGCAGGCAGCCCAGCTGCAggccctgaagagccagctgggGCTGGAGTGACACCCACCCCGAGGAGGGGACCCGCGGGGCCCTGCCAGCACCCTCGGCTCGCTTTCCCTCCGAAATAACCGAAATGAAGCTGCGCTGCCTGGCGGGCGCGGTGCCggcctcgccccgcagcccctaCGTagggatggggaaactgaggcacgcggGGCGGACGAGATGGGGGCTCGCGCCGCAGGCAGTGACGGAGCCGGGGTCCCGCCTGTGCCTCCCCTGCCCACcccgtggcagggctggggggacccCGCTCCGCTCCCTGGATGGGACGGGCACCCTCCTCCGCGGCACCCCACCCTCGGTGTCCCCTCACGTGCTCCTCCCCGGGCTGTTCGGACCACGGCTCCCCGCCTCGATTAGCGAGCGCTCCCTCGCTGACTAATTACTTTGCTGCTGTCTTTATGCGTTATTATTCTAATGATTATTAATTATTACAGTCTTCTCCCGTTCCTGCCGCGCTGTCTGCGGTCGGAAGGGAACGACACAGACGGGCCCGCTGGTTACGCTGATTTATTGGTGGAGCTCCGCGGCCGTGTTTGACACCCACGGGCTCCGAGGCGCGCCGACTCACGCGCCTGTGAGCACATACCCCCTTCCGCAGCCCCCCAATCCCCTTTCGCCCCCCCTTCCCactctttttcccattctcccttttcctccaggcTTTCCTGCTCTCCTCGTTCCCACTCTCGAGTGCTGCGTTTGCTTTTAGCCCTTTGCTGTCGCACCTCCTGGGGTTCTTCGTGTCCCCCCCCAAAGTCgcttctcccccctccttcctcccatcGCCTGGCAATGGGGGGGGTCTTGCTCCCACTGGGGCACCCCAGCCCCGACTGCTCCCTGGTTCCCCAGCTGAGCCCGTGCCCCAAGCATCACCCAGTGACATCGGGCAGGGAGACAAACCCTTTCCCGTCCCAAAaccttcctcagcctcctcctcctccccttcggAGCAGAGGGCGCTCAGCCCCAGGACCAGCTCAGCCCCCGGATCGCTGGCTGCCCCCACGAAGCCCCTTCCCCTGGCCGGGCGCCTGCCGCGCGacccggctgccagccccgcagAAGCACCCTCCCTGCCCGCGgccctttccccctctcccccagtATGTCCCACCGGCCAGGCCAGAATCCCCGGGTGCTGCTTGGAGACCAAAACCCCATAAATCACAACCCTGCCGCTCCGTCGCGGGCAATATCTTATGTAAAAAGGTGTTTCCAGGGAGCACCGAAGGCTGGAGAATCCTATTACGAGGCACACTATTAATTATAAGGAGTCAGCCCAACCTACTCCAGCAATTTTTTATGCCAGGTCCAAAACCTGATTATTTTCCACCTTCTGCAGACCTTccccttctggaaaaaaaaagggaaaaaggtcaggaaaaaaaataaaatgtagcattgtttgTCCAGCGGCTTTGGGAAAGAAGTTTGTTCCCAGGACAGAAGCTGCTCTACCAGGGCTCGGGGGGGCCGGGAGCTCGCAGTGGAGTTCCCCCAGCATGGTCCCGCAGGGGTTATTGCTGGGGGTGGCATGGGGGGCTTGAGGTGACTCCCTGAGCCCCCCAAGGGGAGCTTTGCCCCCTCCTTGCCTGGGTGAGGGAGCGCTTGGGCTTTGGGTGCCGGCTGGGGGGGGATTGGGGTTTGGGTTGTCCCTGGCAAAGGGGGTGCAGGTTACCTGGGGGACACCCCGGCTGGTGGGGGTCACCTGCGGTTGCcctgtggctggaggcaggcaggAACCCTCGTGCCAGCGCCTTCCTGGGATGGATGGGGTGACAGGGACCTCACCTCAGCTGCGGTGGGGACCCCGATCTCAACTGGGACGCTGTACCCCGACCCTGGTTGTGATGGGGACCCCGACCCTGGTTGCAATGGGGACCCCACACCTGGCTGCGGTCGGGGGCTGGGATACCCAGCGGGCTGATcccagctgctccctgccaggcCGGCTCTGCGTCCCCCAGGATCCGGCCGCTGTGACCCCCCCAGCCATCAGGTCCCTGCTGCCCTTCACTGGGATGGGCAAGCCCAGCgtggcagcagcccccagccggTGTCCCGGGGGGACATTTGGCTCCGCACTCCGCTCCGAGCGGCGGGGCCCAACCGGTAAAGCTCCTCCGTactggggggggtgtccctgctgggacagctgctcccactgagccccccggcccccgcatGGGAGCTGGCAGCTCAGAGCACCCCAGCACCATCCAGAACACCTCCTGCAGCCtgtcccaccctggggacagggtgCCCCAGCAGCCTGCAAGCAGCCCTCAGGCTACGTACGCCTTGGGTTCAGTTATCATAACACtgatagtaataataaaaatactgataataataataatgaagatAGCAGCCGGCATTCACCTAGCAAAATGACCTTGTGCTCCATTTTCTAATGCTCAAAGCAATGCCAGGAGGGAGTTGTTTAACAACACATCACCCTGCCCTTATGAGCAGCACTCGTTACCTGATAACCCAAATGGCCTGGGAGAGGTGGAGTGGCgggctgccctcctgcctcagtttccctacctGTTGGAAGGGGAGAAGGTGCTTTGCTCGGTGGGTGGCGAGAGCCCATCGTCTTTGTGATGGCCCCAGCTCCCGGCTGAGGGTCCCTTGGGGTCTGGCCTGGCTCGTTTGCCACCCTGTTATTAATGCTGGTAATGGTATAGGAAGGATAAATTCCACCACTTGGCTGAACAGAGAAAATATGCAGAGAAGTGGTTGGCTTTTCATAAATCATCGGTGCTCCGTGCTACAACCAAGCCAGGACTTAAAATTCAGGTCAGGAGAGAGGGACTCTCGTAAGCTGGCGAGGGAAGGTAATTTATTCTGTTTATATCTTTTTACTGCAAGactggggggggagaaaaaaacctctgccatgattttgcattttaaatattagctcagagctgcagcctgcctgggactttatttatttttgtacctCACAAAACAAGAgagggaaagcaggagagaggagggggtgggctggggtgcTCAGGGCGTTACCCCGCTCCTGCCTGCCCTCGGTCCCCCCCTGGGGCAGATGGGGCAAAAGCTGCTGATGGTGTTCACGGACAcccgcccagcagccctgctgccccctccCGTGGCTGCCCCATGGGGATGCTctgccagcagggctggggggggggatatCTTGGGATACACACACAatattccccccccgccccgtaggAAGAGGTGATGCTCTGGGCTGTCTGCTGGGTGTGGGGAAGGTGCTGAGCAGGCTAATGTGCCCCCTCAGCGCTGGAGAGccagggtgatggggggggggggcctggggtaCCAGGTGGGGGATGCAGCAGCATTGTCTGGCGCAGGGGCTGCGGCTCCCACCCACCCAGGGGACCGAGGGGACTGCTCCTCCAGACCCCACGCAGGGGCGGGGGACAGCGGGGAGCAGGGCAGTCCCCCCAGCAACTCTCATAgtcttgtcttaaaaaaaataaaatatatatatatatatattaaaaaaaataaaatgaaagggaCCAGGTGAGGAACAGTAGGTAGCTAAAAGGTTTTTTATTCACATTGAACAACAAGAGCCATTCACACTAACAGCCTCCGCAAGAGGCAGCGGGACAGGAAACCCACGACGCTTTCAGAAAAcaactttatttctttccttttccattctccttccttccctcctttcccccccccccccccccaatcctctCACCCCcgtccccggcgctgccccgtTCCCCGCCTTCAAAATAGAAAAATTCGGAGCCTCCGATGACTAAAGTACAATAAATAATCAGTAAACACAAAAACATACTTTATTTGTTTCTCCTTTATACAAAATAAAGAAACTAGAAGCAAAAACTATAATACATCCTTAACTCGGCGGAGCGTCGGGGTGGGACTCGGCGTCGAGGCGCGAGGTGAGTTTCTGCCGTCGCCGTGGTTTGGTTCgggggttgggtttttgtttactggggggggggcttttgtcatgttttttcctgtttctgcctctttccggTGCCTTCTCCGCCGCGTGGGTGCCCAATCTGAGCCAGTCactggggcagccctgggcatggccccc
Coding sequences within:
- the SDSL gene encoding serine dehydratase-like isoform X1, giving the protein MAAQPGKDQKPFHISSPVLESLALSRAAGTKVYMKLENVQPTGSFKIRGIGHLCQEAAKKGCRHFVCSSGGNAGLAAAYAAKKLGVPVTVVVPSTTGPSTVRKLEELGAEVEVFGQVWDEANGRALELAETEGWVSIHPFDHPLVWEGHASLVLELKDSLETKPDAVLLAVGGGGLLAGVVAGLRRVGWQDVPIIAAETRGAHSFHAALAAGQLVSLPDITSVAKCLGAKTVSARALECARECQVISQVVEDAEAVRAVERFLVFSRSCRAVCGRKGTTQTGPLVTLIYWWSSAAVFDTHGLRGAPTHAPVSTYPLPQPPNPLSPPLPTLFPILPFPPGFPALLVPTLECCVCF
- the SDSL gene encoding serine dehydratase-like isoform X2: MAAQPGKDQKPFHISSPVLESLALSRAAGTKVYMKLENVQPTGSFKIRGIGHLCQEAAKKGCRHFVCSSGGNAGLAAAYAAKKLGVPVTVVVPSTTGPSTVRKLEELGAEVEVFGQVWDEANGRALELAETEGWVSIHPFDHPLVWEGHASLVLELKDSLETKPDAVLLAVGGGGLLAGVVAGLRRVGWQDVPIIAAETRGAHSFHAALAAGQLVSLPDITSVAKCLGAKTVSARALECARECQVISQVVEDAEAVRAVERFLDDERMLVQPACGAALAMLYSGRLRRLQGEGQLRTPLGSVVVVVCGGGSMQAAQLQALKSQLGLE